GTGGTTGCGACCGAAGGCACCGCACCCGACAACCGCAACGCGAACGACGGCGGCACTCATTCAAAGAACCGGAACTTCAGGATGTGCCACACTGCGGCCACGCCATCGCGCCACGTAATCTTTTTGCCTTCCTCGTAAGTGCGGCCGTGATAGCGGATCGGAACTTCATAGATGCGGCAGCCCAGACGGGCGACTTTGATCGTGAACTCCGGTTCGAAACCAAAACGGTTGCTGCGGAACTGCAGTGCGTCAAGCACCTCGCGGCGAAAGACTTTGTATCCGACCTCCATGTCGGTGAGGTTCAGGTTGGTAAGCATGTTGCAGAAAAATGTCAAACCTTGATTGCTCACGTAGTGCCAGAAATAAAGGACGCGATGGGAGCCTCCGTGGAAGCGATTGCCGAAAACCACGTCAGCAAAGCCTTCAAGGATGGGCTCCAGCAGCCGTGAATAATCGCGTGGATCATATTCAAGGTCGGCGTCCTGAATCAGAAGCACGTCGCCAGAGGCATACTTAAACCCTGTACGCAGGGCAGCCCCTTTGCCCTGATTATGATCATGCAGCACGAGTTTGATTTGCGCGCCAAAAGTCTCCTGCACTCGGTGTACTAATTCGGGAAGGATCTCACGCGTGCCATCTCGCGAAAAGTCGTCCACAATCACGAGTTCAAGTTCCAAGGGAGAAGCCGCCTGAAGAACTCTCTCTAGCGTAGTGGCCACGGTTGCCCTCTCGTTGTAGACCGGAAGAATAATCGATAACCGCCGTAGTGTTTTGTTGACGTCAACAGCGAAGCGTCGGGAAGTCACGAGTTTCATGAAGGTGTGTTCGTCGCGATTTCGTGCGCTGTCTGTTTCTTTGCTGTGGGTTGCGTATAAAGGAACAGCCCTACCATCAGGACCAACATCTCTGGTTCGATTGGAGCACGATATCGCGGGTGAGGAAAAGTAACGTAATAGATGAGGGGCGCGGCAAAGAGCAGAGATCCAAATAAAAATGTCGCGGGATGTCGAGAGCGCCACATCGCGCAGAGCGCAGCGAACGCCAGAATCGACGAGAGCAAGAATGCGATATTCCTTCCTAACGTGAGCACTTCAAATCCGCTATCGCGCGGCGTGCCATACCAGTAGAAGATCGCGCGTTTTAAGCAGAGTTTGGCAAAGAGCAGTGGCTGAGACCGAATGAAATCGAACGCTTCCCGCTTCTTCACCTGGACATAAGCGATCTCTCCCATCTCCTGGTATTTCCTGCGCTCAAGGACGTTGCTGCTGGGATGCACCCAGAATCGCCATAGGCCGACGGCATTGTCTCCATTTCCCATGCGCAACTCAGCGCCAAAGTTGCTGCGGAGGGGAATGAAGCGATGGAAGACGATATAGTTTCGAATCACCCAGGGACTGAGCAGGACAAGGAATACACATCCCGCAGCAATAGCAGACCAAAATGCCCT
The sequence above is a segment of the Acidobacteriota bacterium genome. Coding sequences within it:
- a CDS encoding glycosyl transferase; this translates as MKLVTSRRFAVDVNKTLRRLSIILPVYNERATVATTLERVLQAASPLELELVIVDDFSRDGTREILPELVHRVQETFGAQIKLVLHDHNQGKGAALRTGFKYASGDVLLIQDADLEYDPRDYSRLLEPILEGFADVVFGNRFHGGSHRVLYFWHYVSNQGLTFFCNMLTNLNLTDMEVGYKVFRREVLDALQFRSNRFGFEPEFTIKVARLGCRIYEVPIRYHGRTYEEGKKITWRDGVAAVWHILKFRFFE